In Idiomarina sp. PL1-037, a single genomic region encodes these proteins:
- the dapF gene encoding diaminopimelate epimerase, which translates to MLLHFSKMHGLGNDFMVVDNVTQNLYVNPDQIRRWADRHTGIGFDQMLLVEPPYDPDLDFHYRIFNADGSEVAQCGNGARCFAKFVKAKNLSNKNHLKVSTKAGKMVLHLEKDGQVTVDMGEPLFEPAAVPFKAQKAEQTYVLRVQEETVLCGVLGLGNPHCVIAVDNVDTAPVETLGAALAAHERFPESVNVGFMQKVSADEIKLRVFERGVGETMACGSGACAAAVAGIQQGLLNERVKVSLPGGDLIIRWQQGQPVKMTGPAELVYDGQMVL; encoded by the coding sequence ATGTTATTACATTTTTCAAAAATGCACGGGCTCGGCAACGACTTTATGGTGGTGGATAACGTCACTCAGAATTTATATGTGAATCCGGATCAAATACGCCGCTGGGCAGACCGACACACAGGTATTGGTTTTGATCAGATGCTGTTAGTTGAGCCGCCTTATGACCCTGACCTGGATTTTCACTACCGCATTTTTAATGCCGATGGCAGCGAAGTTGCTCAATGTGGCAACGGCGCCCGCTGTTTTGCGAAGTTTGTAAAAGCTAAAAACTTAAGCAATAAGAATCACCTTAAGGTCAGTACCAAGGCCGGAAAAATGGTTCTGCACTTAGAGAAAGACGGTCAAGTGACGGTGGATATGGGCGAACCCTTATTCGAACCGGCGGCGGTGCCTTTTAAAGCGCAAAAAGCAGAGCAGACTTACGTTTTAAGAGTACAAGAAGAAACGGTTCTTTGTGGTGTTCTGGGTCTGGGCAATCCGCATTGTGTTATCGCTGTGGATAACGTCGATACTGCGCCAGTGGAAACCCTCGGAGCTGCCCTTGCAGCGCATGAGCGCTTCCCGGAAAGCGTGAATGTAGGCTTTATGCAGAAAGTATCGGCTGATGAAATTAAACTGCGCGTTTTTGAGCGCGGCGTAGGTGAAACCATGGCGTGTGGTAGTGGCGCCTGTGCCGCAGCTGTAGCCGGCATTCAGCAAGGCTTATTAAATGAGAGAGTAAAAGTCAGCTTGCCCGGCGGGGACTTAATTATCCGTTGGCAGCAGGGGCAGCCTGTAAAAATGACCGGCCCCGCAGAATTAGTTTACGATGGACAGATGGTGTTATGA
- a CDS encoding DUF3630 family protein: MEDNIITLKSTPPEADHELWVNELCERIGATVREKEWAADQFCWRLSINQRHWLLFYSEICDAVWLQALEEPEATVEARLAEYGYV, encoded by the coding sequence ATGGAAGACAACATCATTACGCTAAAAAGTACACCGCCGGAAGCTGACCATGAGCTTTGGGTAAACGAACTTTGTGAGCGCATTGGTGCTACGGTCCGTGAAAAAGAATGGGCAGCAGACCAGTTTTGCTGGCGTTTGAGTATTAACCAGCGGCACTGGCTGCTGTTTTATTCAGAAATTTGTGATGCCGTCTGGTTACAAGCTCTGGAAGAACCCGAAGCTACAGTAGAAGCACGCCTGGCGGAGTATGGTTATGTTTAA
- the lptM gene encoding LPS translocon maturation chaperone LptM: MFSRIVIKTLVLSAILMTLVGCGQKGPLTPEPMPEQNTPAEPPAEDTK; the protein is encoded by the coding sequence ATGTTTAGTCGAATTGTAATCAAGACGCTGGTGCTATCAGCCATTTTAATGACTTTAGTCGGTTGTGGTCAGAAAGGGCCACTGACGCCTGAGCCTATGCCAGAGCAAAATACACCTGCAGAGCCGCCGGCGGAAGACACCAAATGA
- the rarD gene encoding EamA family transporter RarD yields the protein MSDDAVRARQGVFFALAAYTFWGIAPVYFKLVKQVPALEILSHRIIWAFLMVFVLIVAMKRLDRILPILKSRKLVLRLTLATCLLGGNWFLFIWAVNSNHMLDASLGYYINPLLNVAIGMVFFAERMRRLQLVAIGMAVVGVTIQIVTFGAVPWVALALASSFAIYGAIRKRLPVDSISGLWLETAILFPVMLIYLLVFAESASSDLTANPWTLNLLLVAAGLVTTIPLLCFTAAAQRLRYATLGFFQYIAPTLMFALAVVVYGEPLEESKLVTFIIIWSALALYSFDSIIQRQRDRKAKKKLASAEAGIH from the coding sequence ATGTCCGATGACGCCGTTCGGGCGCGGCAAGGCGTTTTCTTCGCACTTGCCGCCTATACTTTTTGGGGCATAGCACCGGTTTACTTCAAGCTGGTGAAACAAGTACCTGCGCTAGAAATACTCTCCCATCGAATTATTTGGGCATTTTTGATGGTGTTTGTACTAATAGTTGCCATGAAACGACTGGACCGCATTCTCCCTATACTAAAAAGCCGCAAATTGGTGCTGCGTTTAACCCTGGCAACCTGTCTGCTGGGTGGTAACTGGTTTTTGTTTATTTGGGCCGTCAACAGTAACCACATGTTAGATGCCAGCCTTGGCTACTACATTAACCCGCTATTGAATGTGGCTATCGGAATGGTGTTTTTTGCCGAACGTATGCGCCGCCTGCAATTAGTTGCCATTGGTATGGCCGTGGTGGGCGTTACCATCCAGATTGTTACCTTTGGCGCGGTACCCTGGGTGGCTTTGGCTTTAGCGTCCAGCTTTGCTATTTACGGCGCCATTCGCAAACGCCTGCCGGTCGATTCTATTAGCGGACTTTGGCTGGAAACCGCTATTCTATTCCCGGTAATGCTTATTTATCTATTGGTGTTTGCCGAATCAGCCAGTAGTGATTTAACCGCTAACCCGTGGACGTTAAACCTGTTACTCGTTGCCGCCGGGCTGGTCACAACCATTCCGCTACTGTGTTTTACCGCGGCGGCACAGCGCCTGCGCTACGCCACGCTGGGCTTTTTCCAGTATATAGCTCCAACATTAATGTTTGCTTTGGCGGTAGTGGTTTACGGTGAGCCTTTAGAAGAAAGTAAGCTGGTCACTTTTATTATTATCTGGAGTGCGCTGGCACTGTACAGTTTCGATTCCATTATACAGCGCCAGCGTGATCGTAAAGCGAAAAAGAAGCTAGCTTCAGCTGAGGCTGGCATCCATTGA
- the recQ gene encoding DNA helicase RecQ, translating to MHSSTAEKVQFDPLKQQLESTFGYHQFRDGQQDIMQAAMQGRDSLVLMPTGGGKSLCYQLPAICGDGLTLVISPLLSLMQDQVEALKALDISAATLHSGVSSQESMATFQGLQNGDIKLLYVSPERVLQPSFIERLQSLKLNFIAVDEAHCISQWGHDFRPEYGKLGVLRNYLPNVSFMALTATADSATQHDIIERLCLREPLVHRSSFDRPNIRYVVQEKYKPLKQVRDYVKKQKGAAGIIYCGSRKKTEELSESLQQAGVRAAPYHAGIEHQIKESTLRQFLRDDIDVVVATVAFGMGINKPNIRFVIHFDIPRSVESYYQETGRAGRDGLPAEAVMLYDPRDAQWIRRMIEDQENEQRRLVEAQKFSAMQAMAEAQTCRRLVVLNYFNEYSDKECGNCDLCLDPPQRYDGLEDAQKALSCVYRVGQQFGINHVVEVLRGSKAQRVIELGHDQLSTYGLGKSETQEHWFSVLRQLIHRGLILQDIRRFAALQLTDAARPVLKGEVPLELAKPRIELTATKTRITDRGDYNKILFRRLRKLRKDIADRDQVPPFVVFSDAALVEMCVHYPTTAKDMLEINGVGEVKLARYGNEFMQAVEAFLSGASERELFNG from the coding sequence ATGCACAGCAGTACCGCCGAAAAAGTACAATTTGATCCGCTTAAGCAGCAGCTTGAATCTACCTTTGGCTATCACCAGTTTCGTGATGGCCAGCAGGATATTATGCAGGCCGCTATGCAGGGTCGTGATTCTTTGGTGCTGATGCCAACCGGCGGCGGTAAGTCGCTATGCTATCAGTTGCCGGCTATTTGCGGTGACGGCCTTACTCTGGTGATTTCGCCATTGCTGTCGTTAATGCAGGATCAGGTCGAGGCGCTTAAAGCTCTGGATATTTCAGCGGCAACCCTGCATTCGGGTGTGTCGTCGCAGGAATCAATGGCAACATTTCAAGGTTTGCAGAACGGTGACATTAAACTCTTGTATGTGAGTCCCGAGCGAGTTTTACAGCCGTCTTTTATTGAACGCCTGCAGTCATTAAAGCTTAATTTTATTGCGGTGGACGAGGCGCACTGTATTAGCCAGTGGGGGCACGACTTCCGGCCTGAATACGGCAAACTTGGAGTACTGCGTAATTACTTGCCCAATGTGTCTTTTATGGCGTTAACGGCAACCGCTGACTCTGCTACCCAGCACGATATTATTGAACGGCTGTGTCTGCGCGAACCCTTGGTGCACCGCAGCTCGTTCGACCGGCCCAATATTCGTTACGTAGTGCAGGAAAAGTACAAGCCACTGAAGCAGGTTCGTGACTACGTTAAAAAGCAAAAAGGCGCCGCCGGTATTATTTATTGCGGCAGTCGCAAAAAAACTGAAGAGCTGTCGGAAAGTCTGCAGCAAGCCGGGGTGCGTGCTGCACCCTACCACGCCGGTATTGAGCACCAGATAAAGGAAAGTACCCTGCGCCAGTTTCTGCGTGACGACATAGACGTTGTTGTTGCGACGGTGGCCTTTGGTATGGGTATTAATAAGCCCAACATTCGTTTTGTTATTCATTTTGATATTCCCCGTAGTGTTGAGTCTTACTATCAGGAAACCGGGCGTGCCGGGCGCGATGGCCTTCCAGCAGAGGCCGTCATGCTTTATGACCCACGTGATGCGCAGTGGATACGGCGAATGATAGAAGATCAGGAGAATGAGCAGCGGCGTCTGGTCGAGGCGCAAAAGTTTTCAGCTATGCAGGCCATGGCTGAAGCGCAAACTTGCCGACGACTGGTTGTGCTCAACTACTTTAATGAGTACTCCGATAAAGAATGTGGAAACTGCGATTTGTGCCTGGACCCACCCCAGCGCTACGACGGTCTGGAGGACGCCCAAAAAGCATTGAGCTGTGTGTACCGCGTAGGTCAGCAGTTTGGTATCAACCATGTAGTGGAGGTTTTACGTGGCTCAAAAGCCCAGCGTGTTATTGAGCTGGGACACGATCAGCTTAGCACGTACGGCTTAGGCAAATCGGAAACCCAGGAGCACTGGTTTTCGGTATTACGACAGCTCATTCACCGGGGGCTTATTCTGCAGGACATTCGGCGTTTTGCGGCGTTGCAACTGACTGACGCCGCACGTCCTGTTTTAAAAGGCGAAGTGCCGCTGGAACTGGCTAAGCCGCGAATAGAATTAACCGCAACCAAAACCCGAATTACTGATCGGGGTGACTATAATAAAATTTTGTTCCGGCGTTTACGCAAGTTACGTAAAGACATTGCTGACCGTGATCAGGTGCCACCCTTTGTCGTATTCAGCGACGCTGCACTGGTGGAAATGTGTGTGCACTACCCCACAACAGCCAAAGATATGTTAGAAATCAATGGTGTTGGAGAAGTTAAACTGGCACGTTATGGCAATGAGTTTATGCAGGCTGTGGAAGCGTTCTTGTCCGGTGCCAGCGAGCGAGAATTATTTAATGGGTAA
- the uvrD gene encoding DNA helicase II, whose amino-acid sequence MSTHPLLADLNERQQQAVSATDGHMLVLAGAGSGKTRVLVHRIAWLIQERQYSPFSILAVTFTNKAAAEMRGRVEQLVGSSVRGMWIGTFHGLAHRLLRAHYMDVGLPQNFQIIDSDDQQRLIKRLIKSLNLDDKRWPAKQAQWYINGKKDEGLRPQHIETYDPTEQTLKEIYTLYQESCDRAGLVDFAELLLRAHELLRNNRIVREHYQNRFRHILVDEFQDTNSIQYAWIRLLAGSQNSVTIVGDDDQSIYGWRGAKVENIHQFLSDFEGSETIRLEQNYRSTSTILRAANSVISNNSGRLGKDLWTDGNDGEPISLYAGFNEMDEARYIVARIEEWRDQGGSLQDSAILYRSNAQSRILEEALLHARVPYRIYGGLRFFDRQEIKDALAYLRILGNRDDDAAIERVINTPTRGIGNRTMDMIRQAAREREESLWQAAKYMVNEKQLAGRARNAVGSFLDFIENLDDETEEFSLGRLSDEVIKKSGLMAMYEAEKGEKAETRVENLKELVTACENFTLDDAEEDMTPLNAFLAHASLEAGEEQADEYQDAVQLMTLHSAKGLEFPLVFMTGVEEGLFPSQQSMDEPGRLEEERRLCYVGMTRAMEKLVLTYAEQRRIYGQELFHKISRFISEIPADTLHEVRLQTRVEKPNSYGRFNNAASHESFEQTGYSLGQRVRHPKFGDGTVLNYEGTGPQSRIQINFDNVGSKWLVVAYARLDPVF is encoded by the coding sequence ATGAGTACACACCCGCTTCTGGCAGATTTAAACGAACGACAGCAGCAGGCCGTATCTGCAACCGACGGTCACATGCTGGTTCTGGCCGGAGCCGGTAGTGGCAAAACCCGTGTGTTGGTGCATCGCATTGCCTGGCTTATTCAGGAACGGCAGTATTCGCCCTTTAGTATTCTGGCCGTTACCTTTACCAATAAGGCAGCTGCCGAAATGCGCGGACGGGTTGAGCAACTGGTAGGCAGCTCGGTGCGCGGTATGTGGATTGGTACCTTCCATGGTCTGGCGCATCGTTTATTGCGCGCTCATTATATGGACGTTGGTCTGCCGCAAAACTTTCAGATAATCGACAGTGATGATCAGCAACGGCTCATTAAGCGTTTAATTAAAAGCTTAAACCTGGATGACAAACGCTGGCCAGCCAAGCAGGCACAGTGGTACATCAATGGTAAAAAAGACGAAGGTCTGCGCCCGCAGCACATTGAAACCTACGACCCTACAGAGCAAACCTTAAAAGAAATCTATACTTTGTATCAGGAGAGCTGTGACCGAGCCGGCCTAGTGGATTTTGCCGAGCTGCTGCTGCGCGCACACGAGTTACTGCGTAATAACCGCATTGTCCGCGAGCACTATCAGAACCGTTTTCGCCATATTCTGGTCGACGAGTTTCAGGACACCAACTCCATCCAGTATGCCTGGATCCGCTTATTGGCTGGTAGCCAGAACAGCGTGACCATCGTGGGTGACGATGACCAGTCCATTTATGGCTGGCGCGGTGCTAAAGTCGAGAATATTCATCAGTTCCTATCGGACTTTGAAGGCTCTGAGACTATCCGTCTGGAGCAAAATTATCGCTCTACAAGCACCATTTTGCGCGCCGCAAACTCGGTTATTTCCAATAACTCGGGGCGTCTGGGTAAAGACTTATGGACCGACGGTAACGACGGCGAACCAATAAGCTTGTATGCCGGTTTCAATGAAATGGACGAAGCCCGTTATATTGTGGCGCGAATTGAAGAATGGCGTGATCAGGGTGGTTCGCTGCAGGACTCGGCTATTTTATACCGAAGTAACGCACAATCGCGTATTTTAGAGGAAGCGTTGCTGCATGCGCGTGTTCCTTATCGTATTTATGGCGGTTTACGTTTCTTCGACCGTCAGGAAATAAAAGACGCACTAGCGTACTTGCGAATTTTGGGTAATCGCGATGATGACGCGGCCATTGAGCGGGTGATTAACACTCCAACGCGGGGTATCGGTAACCGTACTATGGATATGATCCGGCAGGCGGCGCGAGAGCGTGAAGAGTCCTTATGGCAGGCGGCAAAATATATGGTTAACGAAAAGCAGCTGGCCGGACGGGCGCGCAACGCTGTGGGTTCGTTTTTGGACTTTATCGAGAACTTAGACGACGAAACCGAAGAGTTTTCGTTAGGCCGCCTGAGCGACGAAGTGATTAAGAAAAGCGGCTTGATGGCCATGTATGAGGCCGAGAAAGGCGAAAAAGCGGAAACCCGGGTCGAAAACTTAAAAGAGCTGGTCACCGCCTGTGAAAACTTCACTCTGGATGATGCCGAAGAAGATATGACACCGCTGAATGCTTTTCTGGCACATGCCTCGCTTGAAGCTGGTGAAGAACAGGCCGATGAATATCAGGATGCCGTACAGCTCATGACGCTGCACAGTGCTAAAGGTTTGGAATTTCCTTTGGTATTTATGACCGGCGTGGAAGAAGGTTTATTCCCGTCTCAGCAGTCGATGGATGAACCCGGAAGACTGGAAGAAGAGCGTCGGCTTTGTTACGTCGGTATGACTCGGGCAATGGAGAAGTTGGTGCTTACTTACGCCGAGCAGCGCCGTATTTACGGCCAGGAATTGTTCCATAAAATTAGTCGTTTTATCAGTGAAATTCCGGCGGATACTTTGCACGAAGTACGGCTGCAAACGAGGGTAGAAAAGCCTAACAGTTATGGCCGCTTCAATAATGCTGCCAGCCACGAAAGCTTTGAGCAAACGGGTTATTCATTAGGCCAGCGGGTACGTCACCCGAAGTTTGGCGATGGTACTGTGTTGAACTATGAAGGCACCGGACCGCAATCCAGAATTCAGATTAACTTCGACAATGTCGGCAGCAAGTGGCTGGTGGTTGCCTATGCGCGACTTGATCCGGTTTTCTAA
- a CDS encoding thioesterase family protein: protein MPKMNTQTILTKVSEFMNTQVPFQALLGLEITEFNPARGEIRFKWQEQLMGNVPQRMLHGGVTATALDTAGGLVAIAGMVDRLESPTEAYLMERLSRCGTIDLRVDYLRPGRGTEFIASATIIRSGNKVAVARMELHNEEGTHIAFGTGTYLVG from the coding sequence ATGCCGAAAATGAATACACAAACAATACTGACAAAAGTTTCCGAGTTTATGAACACTCAGGTTCCGTTCCAGGCACTGCTTGGCCTGGAAATTACGGAGTTTAACCCTGCGCGTGGTGAAATTCGATTTAAATGGCAGGAGCAACTCATGGGTAATGTGCCACAGCGTATGCTGCATGGTGGGGTTACCGCTACTGCGCTGGATACCGCCGGGGGACTGGTCGCTATAGCCGGCATGGTCGACAGACTGGAGTCTCCTACTGAAGCTTATTTAATGGAGCGTCTTAGCCGTTGTGGTACTATTGACCTTCGGGTTGATTACCTTCGTCCAGGGCGCGGTACCGAATTTATAGCCAGCGCAACCATCATCCGCTCAGGTAATAAAGTCGCGGTGGCACGGATGGAGTTGCACAACGAAGAAGGCACGCACATTGCGTTCGGAACCGGAACTTATCTGGTCGGCTAA
- the lysA gene encoding diaminopimelate decarboxylase — MSELIDYKNGQFHIENCDVESLVERFSSPLYVYSKGQILKNWREFQQYWPAPHKLCYAVKANSNLAILQLLAEHGAGFDIVSGGELQRVLMAGGKADDVVFSGVAKSKDEIIMALEAGIGCFNVESEAELERIQDIAAAMDKQAPVSLRVNPDVDAKTHPYIATGMKANKFGISMSLAKPVFLKAHSLPNINLIGADCHIGSQIMTAEPFLDAAQRMFNLVSELEKDGIQLTHLDLGGGFGVAYQPEEPLDKSFYLKELVKLAENYPQITMVLEPGRAITADAGVLLTTVEYIKPSDDKNFVLVDAGMNDLLRPSLYQAWHDILPAHENKRGGDQLNDIVGPVCETGDFFGHARHLNVQQGDILAIKHTGAYGFTMASNYNSRGRPPEVLVSGDNATLIRERESFNDLVRGEHLLHQEGK, encoded by the coding sequence ATGAGCGAGTTAATTGACTATAAAAATGGCCAGTTTCATATTGAAAACTGCGACGTCGAGAGTCTTGTTGAGCGTTTTAGTTCGCCTTTGTATGTTTACTCCAAAGGTCAGATTCTAAAAAACTGGCGCGAGTTTCAGCAATACTGGCCCGCACCTCATAAGCTGTGTTATGCGGTAAAAGCCAATAGCAACTTAGCTATTCTGCAGTTACTGGCCGAGCATGGCGCGGGTTTCGATATTGTCTCCGGTGGCGAGCTTCAGCGTGTATTAATGGCCGGCGGTAAAGCTGACGACGTGGTTTTTTCCGGTGTGGCTAAATCCAAAGACGAAATCATTATGGCGCTGGAAGCGGGCATCGGCTGCTTTAATGTAGAGTCTGAGGCGGAGCTTGAGCGTATTCAGGACATTGCTGCTGCCATGGACAAACAGGCCCCGGTGTCGTTAAGAGTGAACCCCGACGTTGATGCCAAAACGCATCCGTACATTGCTACGGGCATGAAAGCCAACAAGTTTGGCATCAGCATGTCATTGGCTAAGCCGGTGTTTCTTAAGGCGCATAGCTTACCCAACATTAATCTGATTGGTGCGGATTGCCACATAGGTTCGCAAATAATGACAGCGGAACCTTTTCTCGATGCCGCTCAGCGCATGTTTAATCTGGTTTCGGAACTGGAAAAAGACGGTATCCAGCTGACACACCTGGATTTAGGTGGCGGTTTTGGTGTGGCGTATCAGCCGGAAGAGCCGTTGGATAAGTCCTTTTATTTAAAAGAACTGGTTAAGTTAGCCGAAAATTACCCGCAAATTACTATGGTACTGGAGCCCGGACGCGCAATTACGGCGGATGCCGGAGTTCTGCTAACCACAGTGGAATACATTAAACCCTCAGACGATAAGAATTTTGTTTTGGTCGATGCCGGCATGAACGACTTATTACGTCCGTCTTTGTACCAGGCCTGGCACGATATTTTACCGGCGCACGAAAATAAGCGCGGCGGCGACCAGTTGAATGATATTGTCGGCCCGGTGTGTGAAACCGGTGACTTTTTCGGACACGCACGGCACTTAAATGTGCAACAGGGCGACATACTGGCTATTAAACATACCGGTGCCTATGGTTTTACTATGGCGTCTAACTATAACAGTCGTGGCCGCCCGCCCGAGGTTTTGGTCTCTGGTGATAATGCTACACTGATCCGCGAACGTGAAAGTTTTAACGATCTCGTCCGGGGCGAGCACTTGTTACACCAGGAAGGCAAATAA
- a CDS encoding OsmC family protein, translated as MKRSANAQWKGSTKEGSGVVSTPSGVLDSTQYSFKSRFEDGKGTNPEELLGAAHAGCYAMAFSLMLGESGYEPDSIDAKAEVSLEEDGDGFSIAKIHLTVKASIPDIDEDKFQKLAEKAKEGCPVSKVLKAEISMDASLS; from the coding sequence ATGAAACGCTCTGCAAATGCACAGTGGAAAGGTAGTACAAAAGAAGGTTCAGGCGTTGTTTCAACGCCAAGTGGTGTTTTAGACAGCACCCAATACTCATTTAAGAGCCGCTTTGAAGATGGCAAGGGTACGAACCCCGAAGAGCTTCTTGGGGCAGCGCACGCAGGCTGCTACGCCATGGCGTTTTCGTTAATGCTGGGTGAATCTGGCTATGAGCCGGACAGTATTGATGCCAAAGCCGAAGTGTCGTTAGAAGAAGATGGCGATGGCTTCAGTATCGCTAAAATTCACCTGACGGTGAAAGCCAGTATTCCGGATATTGACGAAGACAAATTCCAGAAACTGGCTGAAAAAGCGAAAGAAGGTTGTCCTGTCAGCAAAGTGCTGAAGGCTGAGATCTCAATGGATGCCAGCCTCAGCTGA
- a CDS encoding DUF484 family protein, with amino-acid sequence MSSESKMIANERLDDSLIREYLQENPDFFTRNDDLLAQLQFQHSEKGAVSLIERQQQKLRLRAQQLEEEITELMINARRNEAIFSAYSNLYVSLLRCQSLSQVLDELQNTFENELEMPALSLKFFDSPVDLGEQYSFASDTHKKLLSKRFNESSIYLGRLTEQEHKLLFQDEEIASVALLLLGDNGELGMLAVGNTNASHFEPAMDKLLINQLQALLSALLPGLLQNHEAA; translated from the coding sequence ATGAGTAGCGAATCAAAAATGATTGCAAATGAACGTTTAGACGACAGCCTGATAAGAGAATACTTACAAGAGAACCCTGATTTTTTCACGAGAAATGATGACTTGCTGGCCCAGTTACAGTTTCAACACAGTGAAAAAGGCGCTGTCTCGTTAATTGAACGGCAGCAGCAAAAGCTGCGTTTGCGCGCACAGCAGCTGGAAGAAGAAATTACCGAGCTGATGATAAACGCGCGCCGCAATGAAGCTATTTTCTCGGCTTACAGCAACTTATACGTCAGTCTGTTGCGCTGTCAGAGCCTGAGTCAGGTTCTGGATGAATTGCAAAACACCTTTGAGAACGAGTTGGAAATGCCGGCCTTGTCGTTGAAGTTTTTCGACAGCCCGGTGGATTTAGGCGAGCAGTACAGCTTTGCCTCCGACACTCACAAAAAGCTACTAAGCAAACGTTTCAATGAAAGCTCTATCTATCTTGGTCGCTTAACGGAGCAAGAGCATAAGCTGTTGTTTCAGGACGAAGAGATAGCTTCCGTGGCACTGCTGTTGTTAGGCGATAACGGTGAGCTGGGGATGCTGGCGGTCGGTAATACTAACGCCAGTCATTTCGAGCCGGCAATGGACAAGTTACTGATCAATCAGCTACAGGCCTTGCTCAGCGCATTGTTACCGGGGCTACTGCAAAACCATGAAGCTGCATGA
- a CDS encoding HAD-IA family hydrolase, translating to MQFHRRWHLPKVISFDLDDTLYDNVPVMQRTEEVAHSYIAEQYPQTAEWDMHHWRRFRDEVSRTDETLATDMTKLRLKTLELGLEKFGVDDSARAANTIMDVFLSERSNFEVPQDSIKLLDALSERYKLIALSNGNVNADKIGLAKYFELVIQPGDGIRGKPLPDMFAAAERKLPELQPHEFLHVGDHPYSDILGAQRHGWQSAWLTSGLGTQKHMSVLPTVTLHNLNQLQQLLLD from the coding sequence ATGCAGTTCCACCGCCGCTGGCATTTACCCAAAGTTATCAGTTTTGATTTAGACGACACGCTTTATGACAACGTGCCGGTTATGCAGCGTACAGAAGAAGTCGCTCACAGCTATATTGCAGAACAATACCCGCAAACTGCTGAGTGGGACATGCATCACTGGCGCCGCTTCCGTGATGAGGTGAGCCGTACCGACGAAACTCTCGCCACCGATATGACTAAACTGCGCCTGAAAACCCTGGAACTGGGGTTAGAGAAATTCGGTGTTGATGATTCGGCTCGGGCAGCGAACACCATTATGGATGTGTTTTTGTCCGAGCGTAGTAACTTTGAAGTGCCACAAGACAGTATAAAATTATTGGATGCCCTGTCGGAGCGTTACAAATTAATTGCACTGAGTAATGGCAATGTAAATGCGGATAAAATTGGCCTGGCTAAGTACTTCGAGTTAGTGATTCAGCCCGGAGATGGCATTCGCGGTAAACCCCTGCCGGATATGTTCGCCGCCGCCGAACGAAAACTACCGGAGTTGCAACCGCATGAGTTTCTGCATGTAGGCGATCATCCATATTCCGATATTCTTGGCGCGCAGCGGCATGGCTGGCAGTCCGCCTGGCTAACCTCAGGGCTGGGCACGCAAAAGCATATGTCTGTTTTGCCGACAGTGACTTTGCACAATCTGAATCAGCTACAGCAGCTCTTACTGGATTAA
- a CDS encoding tyrosine recombinase XerC has protein sequence MKLHDWQQKWMQQLQGERGLAELTLKNYQRLIAADIAALELQKITEPKALRVPVIERLLVGWRRNGLGERSIALKLSAWRTFCQFIVESNAMDDNPAMSVSAPKIPKRLPKNLDVDSISHLLDLPTDDDLAIRDAAMMELLYASGIRLAELVSLDLDHIEHRMMQLRVTGKGSKTRIVPFGRCAEKALKKWLSVRQAWLNQKPELALFVSKRLQRISPRTVQQRLNYWGKQQGVVGDLHPHKLRHSFASHMLESSGDLRAVQEMLGHANLSTTQVYTHLDFKRLASVYDSAHPRARKKST, from the coding sequence ATGAAGCTGCATGACTGGCAGCAAAAATGGATGCAACAACTGCAGGGAGAGCGAGGGCTAGCTGAGCTAACACTAAAGAACTATCAGCGCCTTATTGCGGCTGATATCGCGGCTCTTGAACTGCAGAAAATAACGGAACCTAAAGCGCTTCGTGTCCCTGTTATCGAACGGCTGCTGGTTGGCTGGCGGCGTAATGGGCTGGGTGAACGCAGTATTGCTTTAAAATTGTCAGCGTGGCGTACCTTTTGCCAGTTCATAGTGGAATCTAACGCTATGGACGACAACCCGGCTATGTCAGTATCGGCACCGAAAATTCCCAAACGTTTACCCAAAAACCTCGATGTGGACAGTATTTCCCATTTGCTGGATTTACCCACAGATGATGACTTAGCCATTCGCGATGCAGCGATGATGGAGCTGCTCTATGCCAGCGGCATTCGTCTGGCAGAGCTGGTGAGCCTTGATCTGGACCACATTGAACACCGTATGATGCAATTACGGGTGACCGGTAAAGGCAGCAAAACGCGCATTGTGCCCTTTGGTCGCTGTGCTGAAAAAGCCTTAAAAAAATGGCTGTCAGTGCGTCAGGCCTGGTTAAACCAAAAGCCCGAGCTGGCGCTTTTTGTGAGTAAAAGGCTACAGCGCATCAGCCCTCGTACTGTGCAGCAGCGGCTGAATTACTGGGGTAAACAACAAGGTGTGGTTGGCGACTTGCATCCGCATAAGTTACGGCATTCGTTTGCCTCTCATATGCTGGAATCCAGTGGTGATTTGCGCGCGGTGCAGGAAATGCTTGGACACGCCAACTTATCCACAACTCAGGTGTATACCCATCTGGATTTTAAGCGTTTAGCCAGTGTTTATGACAGCGCCCACCCGCGCGCCCGGAAAAAATCGACTTAA